TCTACATGCAATATATGCGATGCAATGCATAACAAGGGTGCGATGCATGATATAATCCCTCTGAGAAAGGGTTATAAAATGGTTGGCAGAGCATTAACAGTAAAAACAATGGATGGAGATTGGGCGAAGGTGGTGGAGGCGATAGATGTTGCCGAAAAAGGAGATGTTATTGTGGTGCAGGCGGGCGAAGGAAAGCGGGCGGTATGGGGTGAGCTTGCCACTTTAAGCGCAACTCGCAAGGGGATTGCAGGCGTTGTTATAGATGGTGCAATAAGAGATGTGCATGAAATAGCCAAAACAGATTTTCCAGTTTTTTGTAGAAAAATTGTTGCTGAGGCTGGTGAGCCAAAAGGATATGGAGAGATAGGTTGCGAGATAATATGCGGCGGGCAGGTTGTAAGAAAAGGGGACTGGATTGTAGGGGATGATAATGGTGTTGTTGTTGTGCCAAGAGAAGAGGAGCAGGAGATTGCAAATAGAGCAATAAATGTGATGGAAAGAGAGAACAGGATAAGGGAAGAAATAAAGAAGGGAAGCAGTCTTGGAAAAGTTCTTGAATTAAAAAAATGGGAGAAGAGCGCCGGCGACCGGATTTGAACCGGTGACCACCCGGTTAACAGCCGGGTGCTCCTCCAGACTAAGCTACGCCGGCTCACTAAAAGAAATGCAGAAGATATAAAAAAATTCTTCGCCAAAAAATATTTTTCCTGTTTTTGTTTAACATTGTGAAGAAAATAAAGGTAATTGCTGATTTAATAAGGGCTGATCATGGCATAATGCTTGGATTAGCTGTTGTCATAGGGTTTGTTATATCTGCTAAAGGATTCTTTTTCAGTGAGAAAATTATTTATTCATTCCTTACTGCATTTTTTCTTGAAGCGGGGACATTTGCACTGAATGATTATTTTGACTATGAAGTGGATAAAAAAAATAAGAGGATGGACAGACCTCTTGTAAGAGGAGATATAAAGCCAAAAACTGCATTACTCATTTATTTCATTGCTTCTCCTGTTGGAATTTTCTTTAGTCTTCTCGTAAATAAAATATGCTTTTTGATAGCTTTGGCAAATTTAATAATTGCAACATTTTATGATGTAAAATTTAAAGAAGTAAAAGTTATTGGAAATTTCTATATTGCTTTTATAATGTCAATACCATTTATTTTTGGTGCTCTTGCATATTCAGAAGAAATTTCTAAAATAATAATTTTCTTTTCGGTTCTTGCATTTCTATCTGGCTTAGGAAGGGAAATAATGAAAGACATAATGGATTTTTATGGGGATATGGAAAGAAATACAAAATCATTCCCTCTTTATATAGGAGAAAAAGCATCTCGCTACCTTTCATCCCTTCTCTTCATCTCTTCCTCATTTGTTGCATTCATACCATTTTTTATAGAAATAGAAGCTTCATATTATCTCAATCCCTTATTCTTCCTATTACTCTGCTTTTCTTCTTTCCTTTTCATTTATTCTTCCTACTTTCTTATAAAGGGAGAAGAAATTTCCAAATCAAGGAAATTAACCCTTTTTGCAATATTTTTTGGCTTGCTGGCATTCCTTGCTGGCATGCTAAGGTTTAATATGTGTTCCTGTCCTCCCATTTAATGCATCCCATGCTTTTTCAATTGATGTAATTATTGCCTCCTTGCCACCATTCCTTACAAAATTTATCCCCGCCTCTATTTTTGGTCCCATCGAGCCAGGTGGAAAATGTCCTTCGTTGTAATATTCTTCAATTTCATCAGCATTAATTTCTTCTATTCTTTTCTGGTTTTTATTCTTGTAATTGATAAAT
The nucleotide sequence above comes from Thermoplasmatales archaeon. Encoded proteins:
- a CDS encoding UbiA family prenyltransferase; the protein is MKKIKVIADLIRADHGIMLGLAVVIGFVISAKGFFFSEKIIYSFLTAFFLEAGTFALNDYFDYEVDKKNKRMDRPLVRGDIKPKTALLIYFIASPVGIFFSLLVNKICFLIALANLIIATFYDVKFKEVKVIGNFYIAFIMSIPFIFGALAYSEEISKIIIFFSVLAFLSGLGREIMKDIMDFYGDMERNTKSFPLYIGEKASRYLSSLLFISSSFVAFIPFFIEIEASYYLNPLFFLLLCFSSFLFIYSSYFLIKGEEISKSRKLTLFAIFFGLLAFLAGMLRFNMCSCPPI